From Achromobacter spanius, a single genomic window includes:
- the leuC gene encoding 3-isopropylmalate dehydratase large subunit yields the protein MPGMTLYDKLVASHEVARIDAEHVLLYVDLHIMNEYTSPQAFSGLAARGRDVLRPGQQMAVVDHIIPTHPVPSALRVIADDASSRQALNLKRNCDTQHIALFDTTDPLQGIEHVIAPEHGMILPGMVVLCGDSHTTTYGALGALGFGIGTSEVEHILATQTLVYRVARNMRIRIDGALPAHVSAKDLVIYIVHRIGAQGARGHAVEFCGEAVAALSAEARMTLCNMTVEAGARAALIAPDAVTDAYVTAHAPQLRGAMLDEARAWWVTLRSDDDARFDVEHTFDAGRIAPFVTWGTSPDQAMAVDGAVPDPRDEPDALARLALEKAMDYIGLAAGAPIAGVPIDRVFIGSCTNGRIEDLRVVADLARGKKVAAGVRAMVVPGSGAVRAQAEAEGLAADLIAAGFEWRQPGCSMCLAMNDDVLRPGERCASTTNRNFEGRQGRAGRTHLMSPAMAAAAALAGRIVDVRTWGDAK from the coding sequence ATGCCCGGCATGACGCTATACGACAAACTGGTGGCCAGCCATGAGGTGGCCCGGATCGACGCCGAGCACGTGCTGCTCTACGTCGACCTGCACATCATGAACGAGTACACCAGCCCGCAGGCCTTCAGCGGCCTGGCCGCGCGGGGCCGCGACGTGTTGCGCCCGGGCCAGCAGATGGCGGTGGTGGACCACATCATCCCCACGCATCCGGTGCCGTCGGCGCTGCGCGTGATTGCGGACGATGCGTCGTCGCGCCAGGCGCTGAACCTGAAGCGCAATTGCGATACGCAGCACATTGCGCTTTTTGACACCACGGATCCGCTGCAGGGCATCGAGCACGTCATCGCACCGGAGCACGGCATGATCCTGCCCGGCATGGTGGTGCTGTGCGGCGACAGCCACACCACCACGTATGGCGCGCTTGGCGCCCTGGGCTTTGGCATCGGCACCAGCGAAGTCGAACACATTCTGGCGACGCAGACGCTGGTGTATCGCGTGGCGCGCAACATGCGGATCCGCATCGACGGCGCGCTGCCCGCGCATGTGTCGGCCAAGGATCTGGTGATCTACATCGTGCACCGCATCGGCGCGCAGGGCGCGCGCGGCCATGCCGTGGAGTTCTGCGGCGAGGCGGTGGCCGCGCTGTCGGCCGAAGCGCGCATGACCCTGTGCAACATGACGGTCGAAGCCGGCGCGCGTGCCGCGCTGATCGCGCCGGACGCCGTCACCGACGCGTACGTCACGGCGCATGCGCCGCAGCTGCGCGGTGCAATGCTGGACGAGGCGCGCGCGTGGTGGGTCACGCTGCGCTCGGACGATGACGCGCGCTTCGATGTGGAACACACGTTCGACGCGGGCCGCATCGCGCCCTTTGTGACGTGGGGCACCAGCCCCGATCAGGCAATGGCCGTCGATGGCGCCGTGCCGGATCCGCGGGACGAACCGGATGCGCTGGCCCGGCTGGCGCTGGAAAAGGCGATGGACTATATCGGCCTGGCGGCAGGCGCGCCCATCGCGGGGGTGCCGATCGATCGCGTCTTCATCGGCTCCTGTACCAACGGCCGCATCGAAGATCTGCGCGTCGTGGCGGATCTGGCGCGCGGAAAGAAAGTGGCGGCAGGGGTGCGCGCGATGGTGGTGCCCGGTTCCGGTGCGGTGCGCGCGCAGGCCGAAGCCGAAGGGCTGGCCGCCGACCTGATCGCGGCCGGCTTTGAATGGCGCCAGCCCGGCTGCTCGATGTGCCTGGCCATGAACGACGACGTGCTGCGCCCCGGCGAACGCTGCGCGTCCACCACAAACCGTAATTTCGAGGGACGCCAGGGGCGGGCAGGGCGCACGCACCTGATGAGTCCCGCGATGGCCGCAGCGGCTGCGCTGGCGGGCCGTATCGTCGATGTGCGCACCTGGGGAGACGCCAAATGA
- a CDS encoding tripartite tricarboxylate transporter substrate binding protein, with product MKIARLAGALCAAVAASCWAHTAGASNAFPERAVTLIVPFAPGGSVDIAARLIADAWAKELGQSVIVENRAGASGNIGMTAVARAEPNGYTLGINTMSLAINPALFKTMPFDTAKDLRSVGTVGTSQHVLTVTNTLPVASVSELLTYVRARPANDLSFGSAGTGSTFHMAAELFKSVSKTQILHVPYKGGGPAMLDTISGQVQMSFPVLSAAKPQVDGKKLRALGVTGTTRSPLLPDVPTIAESGLPGYEFNTWFVVSAPAGTPQPVIDTLNAKLAQALKSDALTQRMQREGFEPLITAPDKTDAMVAAEMTRWSGIVKEAGIQAN from the coding sequence ATGAAGATAGCCAGATTGGCCGGCGCATTGTGCGCGGCCGTTGCCGCATCCTGTTGGGCCCATACGGCCGGGGCCAGCAACGCCTTTCCCGAACGCGCGGTGACGCTGATCGTGCCGTTCGCGCCGGGCGGCAGCGTGGACATCGCGGCCCGCCTGATCGCCGACGCCTGGGCGAAGGAGCTGGGGCAGAGCGTGATCGTGGAAAACCGTGCCGGCGCGTCCGGCAACATCGGCATGACGGCCGTGGCGCGCGCCGAGCCCAACGGCTACACGCTGGGCATCAACACCATGTCGCTCGCGATCAATCCGGCGCTCTTCAAGACCATGCCGTTCGATACCGCAAAGGACCTGCGCTCGGTCGGCACGGTGGGCACGTCGCAGCATGTGCTGACGGTCACCAACACCTTGCCCGTGGCGTCGGTGAGCGAGCTGCTCACGTATGTGCGCGCCCGGCCCGCCAACGACCTGAGCTTTGGCTCGGCCGGCACCGGCAGCACGTTCCACATGGCGGCGGAGCTGTTCAAGTCCGTGTCCAAGACGCAGATCCTGCACGTCCCGTACAAGGGCGGCGGCCCCGCGATGCTGGACACGATCAGCGGTCAGGTGCAGATGAGTTTTCCCGTGCTGTCCGCCGCCAAGCCGCAGGTCGACGGCAAGAAGCTGCGCGCGCTCGGGGTGACCGGCACGACGCGCTCGCCGCTCTTGCCCGATGTGCCGACGATTGCCGAGTCGGGCCTGCCGGGCTACGAGTTCAATACCTGGTTCGTCGTCAGCGCGCCGGCCGGCACGCCGCAGCCGGTGATCGACACGCTGAACGCGAAGCTGGCGCAGGCGCTGAAGTCGGACGCCCTGACGCAACGCATGCAGCGGGAGGGGTTTGAACCCCTGATCACCGCGCCGGACAAGACCGACGCCATGGTGGCCGCCGAGATGACGCGCTGGTCCGGCATCGTCAAGGAAGCCGGGATCCAGGCGAACTGA
- a CDS encoding LysR family transcriptional regulator: MDALSDLAFFSLVVKHGNLSATARELGLTPPAVSTRLAKLEQRLGVRLLNRTTRRVSVTQEGELYLAEGTRILADLQALERSVSSARAQPQGLLRLNATFGFGRAHIVPAVSDFCRQYPDVEVQMRLTDRPLNLIEEGFDVAVRFGDLPDARLTARRIASNRRLLCASPHYLEIHGEPRAPGDLQRHRCIVVRENDVAYGTWRLESGARAETVKVRGPVSSNDGQSALEWALDGHGIVMRSEWETAAHLRAGRLREVLTDWRTPPADIHALYPERLNLPAKTLAFVDFLSRRFARRLRAPGSDAAVW, encoded by the coding sequence ATGGACGCGCTCTCCGATCTCGCTTTCTTTTCGCTGGTGGTCAAGCACGGCAACCTGTCGGCCACGGCGCGGGAACTGGGGCTGACGCCGCCCGCGGTCAGCACCCGGCTGGCCAAGCTGGAGCAGCGCCTGGGCGTGCGGCTCTTGAACCGCACCACGCGCCGGGTCAGCGTCACGCAGGAAGGCGAGCTGTACCTGGCCGAGGGCACGCGCATCCTGGCCGACCTGCAGGCGCTGGAACGCTCGGTGTCCAGCGCCCGCGCCCAGCCGCAGGGGCTGCTGCGCCTGAACGCCACGTTCGGCTTCGGACGCGCCCACATCGTGCCCGCCGTCTCGGACTTTTGCCGCCAGTACCCCGACGTGGAAGTGCAGATGCGCCTGACGGACAGGCCACTCAATCTGATCGAGGAAGGCTTTGACGTGGCGGTGCGCTTTGGCGACCTGCCCGACGCGCGGCTGACGGCGCGCAGGATCGCATCAAACCGGCGCCTGCTGTGCGCGTCGCCGCACTACCTGGAGATTCATGGCGAGCCGCGCGCGCCCGGCGATCTGCAGCGCCACCGCTGTATCGTCGTGCGCGAGAACGATGTGGCCTACGGCACCTGGCGGCTGGAATCCGGGGCACGCGCGGAGACCGTCAAGGTGCGCGGCCCGGTCAGTTCGAATGACGGCCAGAGCGCGCTGGAATGGGCGCTGGACGGCCACGGCATCGTCATGCGCTCCGAATGGGAAACCGCCGCGCACCTGCGCGCGGGCCGGCTGCGCGAAGTGCTGACCGATTGGCGCACGCCGCCCGCGGATATCCATGCGCTGTACCCGGAGCGACTGAACCTGCCGGCAAAGACGCTGGCGTTCGTGGACTTCCTGTCGCGCCGCTTTGCGCGCCGCCTGCGAGCGCCGGGCTCAGACGCCGCCGTGTGGTGA
- a CDS encoding GntR family transcriptional regulator, which yields MPSPTQSRRAAAARSKSPKPAAVDDVLPDADMERRICEAVYESVMSQRLTPGTKLPEAAICDLFGVSRSVARKALQRLAHEHVVDLHHNRGAVVAEPTPEDTRQIFQARRALEAALLPLAAARATRADYASLRRQLRDEHALLHRAGQPAWARQASAFHVRLGELSGNTILHGYLAELVSRCSLIVALYEPPGNAACEHGEHVLIVDMMERGDVAEAVQTNDNHLADLERRISLERPQPAQTLAQMLGLA from the coding sequence GTGCCAAGCCCAACCCAATCCCGCCGTGCCGCCGCCGCGCGGTCCAAGTCCCCCAAGCCCGCCGCGGTCGATGACGTCCTGCCCGACGCCGACATGGAGCGCCGCATCTGCGAAGCGGTCTACGAAAGCGTGATGAGCCAGCGTCTCACGCCGGGCACCAAGCTGCCCGAGGCCGCGATCTGCGACCTGTTCGGCGTGTCGCGGTCGGTGGCGCGCAAGGCGCTGCAGCGGCTGGCGCACGAGCACGTGGTGGACCTGCACCACAACCGCGGCGCGGTGGTGGCCGAGCCCACGCCAGAAGACACCCGCCAGATCTTCCAGGCGCGCCGCGCGCTGGAGGCCGCCCTGCTGCCGCTGGCCGCGGCCCGCGCCACGCGCGCCGATTACGCTTCGCTGCGCCGGCAACTGCGCGACGAACATGCGCTGCTGCATCGCGCCGGGCAGCCGGCCTGGGCGCGGCAGGCCAGCGCGTTTCACGTGCGGCTGGGCGAACTGTCCGGCAACACCATCCTGCATGGCTACCTGGCCGAACTGGTGTCGCGCTGCTCGCTCATCGTGGCGCTGTACGAGCCGCCCGGCAACGCCGCCTGCGAACACGGCGAGCACGTGCTGATTGTGGACATGATGGAGCGCGGCGACGTCGCCGAAGCCGTGCAAACCAACGACAACCACCTTGCGGACCTGGAGCGGCGCATCAGCCTTGAGCGCCCGCAGCCCGCGCAAACCCTTGCCCAGATGCTGGGACTGGCCTGA
- the ahcY gene encoding adenosylhomocysteinase gives MNAVTDKSFSDYLVADMSLAGWGRRELAIAETEMPGLMAIREEFAASQPLKGARIAGSLHMTIQTGVLIETLVALGAEVRWASCNIFSTQDHAAAAIAASGTPVFAVKGETLEEYWQYTHKIFEWPNGQNANMILDDGGDATLMLHLGTKAEKDISVLANPGSDEERILFAAIKETLQRDPKWYSTRLALIKGVTEETTTGVHRLYQMSQKGELAFAAINVNDSVTKSKFDNLYGCRESLVDGIKRATDVMVAGKIAVVAGYGDVGKGCAQALVALRAQVWVTEIDPICALQAAMEGFKVVTMEEAAAHGDIFVTATGNYQVITRDHMNAMKDQAIVCNIGHFDNEIDVAGLADCQWEEIKPQVDHVIFPDGKRIILLAQGRLVNLGCATGHPSFVMSSSFANQTIAQIELFTRNEAYKSGEVYVLPKHLDEKVARLHLKKLGVKLTTLRQDQADYISVPVEGPYKPNHYRY, from the coding sequence ATGAACGCTGTGACTGATAAATCCTTTTCCGACTACCTCGTCGCCGACATGTCGCTGGCCGGCTGGGGCCGCCGCGAACTCGCCATCGCCGAAACCGAAATGCCCGGCCTGATGGCCATCCGCGAGGAATTCGCCGCATCGCAGCCGCTCAAGGGCGCGCGCATCGCCGGCAGCCTGCACATGACCATCCAGACCGGCGTGCTGATCGAAACGCTGGTGGCCCTGGGCGCCGAAGTGCGCTGGGCCTCGTGCAACATCTTCTCCACGCAAGACCACGCCGCTGCCGCCATCGCCGCGTCGGGCACGCCGGTCTTCGCCGTCAAGGGCGAGACGCTGGAAGAGTACTGGCAGTACACCCACAAGATCTTCGAATGGCCCAATGGCCAGAACGCCAACATGATCCTCGACGACGGCGGCGACGCCACGTTGATGCTGCACCTGGGCACCAAGGCTGAAAAGGACATCTCGGTCCTGGCCAACCCGGGCAGCGACGAAGAGCGCATCCTGTTCGCCGCCATCAAGGAAACGCTGCAGCGCGATCCCAAGTGGTACTCAACCCGCCTGGCGCTGATCAAGGGCGTGACCGAAGAAACCACCACCGGCGTGCATCGCCTGTACCAGATGTCGCAAAAGGGCGAGCTGGCCTTTGCCGCCATCAACGTCAACGACTCGGTCACCAAGTCCAAGTTCGACAACCTGTACGGCTGCCGCGAATCGCTGGTTGACGGCATCAAGCGCGCCACCGACGTCATGGTCGCCGGCAAGATCGCGGTTGTGGCCGGCTACGGCGACGTGGGCAAGGGTTGCGCCCAGGCGCTTGTCGCGCTGCGCGCGCAAGTGTGGGTCACCGAAATCGACCCGATCTGCGCCCTGCAGGCCGCCATGGAAGGCTTCAAGGTCGTGACGATGGAAGAAGCCGCCGCCCACGGCGACATCTTCGTCACCGCCACCGGCAACTACCAGGTCATCACGCGCGATCACATGAACGCGATGAAGGACCAGGCCATCGTCTGCAACATCGGTCACTTCGACAACGAAATCGACGTCGCCGGCCTGGCCGATTGCCAGTGGGAAGAGATCAAGCCGCAAGTCGACCACGTCATCTTCCCGGACGGCAAGCGCATCATCCTGCTGGCTCAGGGCCGTCTCGTGAACCTGGGCTGCGCCACCGGCCACCCCTCGTTCGTGATGTCGTCCTCGTTCGCCAACCAGACGATCGCCCAGATCGAGCTGTTCACGCGCAACGAAGCCTACAAGTCCGGCGAAGTCTACGTGCTGCCCAAGCACCTGGACGAGAAGGTCGCCCGCCTGCACCTGAAGAAGCTGGGCGTCAAGCTCACGACGCTGCGTCAGGACCAGGCAGACTACATCAGCGTGCCGGTCGAAGGCCCCTACAAGCCCAACCACTACCGCTATTGA
- a CDS encoding DUF1289 domain-containing protein encodes MNRYFADLSELPDAEDAQRAFKASDSPCVAVCSTLFDDICRGCGRTAMEVANWVFMSDEEKREVWIRIKSQGYPRRNN; translated from the coding sequence ATGAATCGTTACTTCGCAGATCTTTCCGAATTGCCCGACGCCGAGGACGCCCAGCGCGCCTTCAAAGCGTCGGATTCACCCTGCGTGGCGGTGTGCTCCACGCTGTTTGACGACATCTGCCGCGGCTGCGGGCGCACCGCCATGGAAGTCGCCAACTGGGTGTTCATGTCGGACGAAGAAAAGCGCGAAGTCTGGATCCGCATCAAGTCGCAAGGGTATCCGCGGCGCAACAACTGA
- a CDS encoding alpha/beta fold hydrolase, which yields MTAFFDLPVRRFPANGVEIAARIDGSGPPLLLLHGHPQTHAIWHRVWPELTRHRTCVAADLRGYGDSEKPAASADHAAHSKRTMAADMVALMRGLGHDRFEVLAHDRGARVAHRLALDHPEAVARMMLLDIAPTLDMYEGTTRAFAQAYFHWFWLIQPAPVPETMIEHDPIFYLRSVMGGRPGGLAHFSAEAMAEYERAARQAGWATGLCEDYRASATIDLDHDKAGRAAGERLRIPVRAMWGERGAVGRNFDVLALWRAVADDVTGGALPGAHYLAEETPDAVLAEAGAFFGWR from the coding sequence ATGACCGCCTTTTTCGACCTGCCGGTGCGGCGCTTTCCGGCCAACGGCGTGGAGATCGCCGCCCGCATCGACGGCTCGGGTCCGCCCCTGCTGCTGTTGCACGGCCATCCGCAGACCCACGCCATCTGGCACCGCGTCTGGCCCGAACTGACGCGTCATCGCACCTGCGTGGCCGCCGACCTGCGCGGCTACGGCGACAGCGAGAAGCCGGCCGCCAGCGCCGATCACGCCGCGCATTCAAAGCGCACCATGGCGGCGGACATGGTGGCCCTGATGCGCGGACTGGGCCACGACCGTTTCGAGGTCCTGGCGCATGACCGCGGCGCGCGCGTCGCACATCGCCTTGCGCTGGACCACCCCGAGGCCGTCGCCCGGATGATGCTGCTGGACATCGCGCCCACGCTGGATATGTACGAAGGCACGACGCGCGCCTTCGCGCAGGCCTATTTCCACTGGTTCTGGCTGATCCAGCCGGCGCCCGTGCCGGAAACGATGATCGAGCACGATCCCATCTTCTACCTGCGGTCCGTGATGGGCGGGCGGCCGGGCGGACTGGCGCATTTTTCGGCCGAGGCCATGGCCGAGTACGAGCGCGCCGCGCGCCAGGCGGGCTGGGCGACCGGCCTTTGCGAGGACTACCGTGCGTCGGCCACGATCGACCTGGACCACGACAAGGCCGGCCGCGCCGCTGGCGAGCGCCTGCGCATCCCGGTGCGCGCGATGTGGGGCGAACGCGGCGCCGTGGGCCGCAACTTCGATGTGCTGGCTCTATGGCGCGCGGTGGCCGACGACGTGACCGGCGGCGCGCTGCCCGGCGCGCACTATCTGGCCGAGGAAACACCGGATGCGGTGCTGGCCGAGGCAGGCGCATTCTTCGGCTGGCGTTGA
- a CDS encoding phage holin family protein produces MTLILVWILNAVALLAVAYLLPGITVASFGSALIAALVLGLVNMLVKPVLVLLTLPITIVTLGLFLIVINALLFWFVGSVLKGFQVNGFWWAVGGAILYSIISGLLTKLIP; encoded by the coding sequence GTGACACTGATACTCGTCTGGATCCTGAACGCAGTGGCCTTGCTGGCCGTTGCCTACCTGCTGCCCGGCATCACGGTGGCCAGTTTCGGTTCGGCGCTCATCGCCGCGCTGGTGCTGGGCCTGGTGAACATGTTGGTCAAGCCGGTCCTGGTGCTGCTGACGCTGCCCATCACGATCGTTACCCTCGGGCTCTTCCTCATCGTCATCAACGCCTTGTTGTTCTGGTTCGTGGGCTCCGTGCTCAAGGGTTTCCAGGTCAACGGGTTCTGGTGGGCCGTGGGCGGCGCCATCCTGTACAGCATCATCTCCGGCCTCCTGACCAAGCTGATCCCATAG
- the leuD gene encoding 3-isopropylmalate dehydratase small subunit, translating into MNAMIEGVAAPLPYSNLDTDQIMPKQFLRIIDKAGLDRGLLYDLRFDEAGAPRPDCVLNQPAYAGTSMLVAGPNFGCGSSREHAVWGLQQFGIRAVIASSFGEIFYFNALNNGLLLVTLPPAEVDALLAKVSNTAAAGANRVGIDVMAGQVRAADGWTAHFDLPARHRSMFAQGQDMVGATLQQLPEVDRFEARHWARFPWMKDVARQVRDRLDAA; encoded by the coding sequence ATGAATGCCATGATCGAGGGCGTGGCCGCGCCGCTGCCGTATTCCAATCTGGACACCGACCAGATCATGCCCAAGCAGTTCTTGCGCATCATCGACAAGGCCGGGCTGGACAGGGGCCTGCTGTACGACCTGCGCTTTGACGAAGCGGGCGCGCCGCGGCCGGACTGCGTGCTGAACCAGCCGGCGTACGCGGGTACGTCCATGCTGGTGGCGGGGCCCAACTTCGGCTGCGGTTCCAGCCGCGAGCACGCCGTCTGGGGCTTGCAGCAGTTCGGCATCCGGGCGGTCATCGCATCCAGCTTCGGCGAGATCTTCTACTTCAACGCGCTCAATAATGGCCTCTTGCTGGTGACGTTGCCGCCCGCCGAGGTCGACGCCTTGCTCGCGAAGGTGTCCAATACGGCGGCAGCCGGCGCAAACCGCGTCGGCATCGACGTGATGGCCGGACAGGTGCGCGCGGCCGACGGCTGGACCGCACACTTTGACCTGCCGGCGCGGCATCGCAGCATGTTCGCGCAGGGGCAGGACATGGTGGGCGCGACGCTGCAGCAACTGCCCGAGGTGGATCGCTTCGAGGCCCGTCATTGGGCGCGCTTTCCGTGGATGAAGGATGTGGCGCGTCAGGTGCGCGACCGGCTGGACGCCGCCTAG
- a CDS encoding flavin reductase family protein has product MEIDFDAITEYQRYKLMASLIVPRPIALITTLSETGVVNAAPFSMFNMLGEDPPIVMVSINRLEDGGLKDTAVNIKRDREFVVHLTDEAMAEKMHRCGDRLPADVSELAHAGLDAAPSHRVAPPRIVQAPVAFECTLFETMETASRQIFIGQVRWLHARDGLIDTETWRVRLQDYFPVGRFGASFYVRTRDRYAIDAEKNAPASTPIDEI; this is encoded by the coding sequence ATGGAAATCGACTTCGACGCTATCACCGAATATCAGCGCTACAAGCTGATGGCCAGCCTGATCGTGCCCCGGCCGATCGCGCTGATCACCACGCTGTCCGAGACCGGCGTGGTCAACGCCGCGCCGTTCAGCATGTTCAACATGCTGGGCGAGGACCCGCCCATCGTAATGGTCAGCATCAACCGTCTGGAAGACGGCGGGCTGAAGGACACCGCGGTCAACATCAAGCGCGACCGCGAGTTCGTCGTGCATCTGACCGACGAAGCCATGGCCGAAAAGATGCACCGCTGCGGCGACCGCCTGCCGGCCGATGTCAGCGAGCTGGCGCACGCGGGCCTGGATGCCGCGCCCAGCCATCGCGTCGCACCGCCGCGCATCGTGCAGGCGCCCGTCGCGTTCGAATGCACGCTGTTCGAAACCATGGAAACCGCCAGCCGCCAGATCTTCATCGGCCAGGTGCGCTGGCTGCATGCGCGCGACGGCCTGATCGACACGGAAACCTGGCGCGTGCGCCTGCAGGATTACTTTCCGGTGGGCCGCTTTGGCGCCAGCTTCTATGTGCGGACGCGCGATCGCTACGCCATCGACGCGGAAAAGAACGCGCCGGCCAGCACGCCCATCGACGAGATCTGA
- the metF gene encoding methylenetetrahydrofolate reductase [NAD(P)H] yields the protein MSESNSPAFSLEFFPPRDLAGQERLVRAAKQMLAIQPKYVSVTFGAGGSTRAGTADAVRTLRNLGCDAAPHLSCVGASRQDLRDILQAYKNEGVRRVVALRGDLPSGMGGDAGELRYANELVSFIREETGDWFHIEVAAYPEMHPQAANPSADLDHFVTKVKAGADAAITQYFFNADAYFDFVDRARAKGVNVPIVPGIMPITNHTQLLRFSEMCGAEVPRWIRLRLAEFGDDKASIRAFGVDVVTELCQTLLDNGAPGVHFYTLNSSEAPLAIWKELTV from the coding sequence ATGTCCGAATCGAACTCTCCTGCTTTTAGTCTGGAATTCTTTCCTCCGCGAGATCTCGCCGGCCAAGAGCGTCTGGTGCGTGCGGCCAAGCAGATGCTGGCCATCCAGCCCAAGTACGTCAGCGTGACGTTCGGCGCGGGCGGTTCCACGCGTGCCGGCACGGCAGACGCCGTGCGCACGCTGCGCAATCTGGGCTGCGATGCGGCGCCTCACCTGTCTTGCGTGGGCGCGTCGCGGCAGGATCTGCGGGACATCCTGCAGGCCTACAAGAACGAAGGCGTGCGGCGCGTGGTGGCCCTGCGCGGCGACCTGCCGTCGGGCATGGGCGGCGACGCGGGCGAGCTGCGCTATGCCAACGAACTGGTGTCGTTCATCCGCGAGGAAACCGGCGACTGGTTCCACATCGAAGTGGCCGCCTATCCCGAAATGCACCCCCAGGCCGCCAATCCCTCGGCCGACCTGGACCATTTCGTGACCAAGGTGAAGGCCGGCGCCGATGCTGCCATCACGCAGTATTTCTTCAACGCCGACGCCTATTTCGACTTCGTCGACCGCGCCCGCGCCAAGGGCGTGAACGTGCCGATCGTGCCGGGCATCATGCCCATCACGAATCACACGCAGCTCCTGCGGTTCTCGGAAATGTGCGGCGCCGAAGTGCCGCGCTGGATCCGCCTGCGCCTGGCCGAGTTCGGCGACGACAAGGCTTCCATCCGCGCCTTCGGCGTGGACGTCGTGACCGAGCTGTGCCAGACCCTGCTGGATAACGGCGCGCCGGGCGTGCACTTCTACACGCTGAACAGTTCCGAAGCGCCGCTGGCGATCTGGAAGGAACTGACGGTGTAA
- a CDS encoding glycosyltransferase family 4 protein has translation MRIVLVTDAWHPQVNGVVRTWSTMRQILSDWGHELIVVSPEGSRTIPAPSEPDLRLCLQPGRQLRRILGDTIPDALHIATEGPLGLAARRMALRRGWRFTTSFHTMFPDYLEARMGIPAALPWRYLRWFHRPSQCVLVPTPTVRDILVRRGLANLRVWSRGVDPRKFQPSASQAFQDLPRPVWLSVGRVAKEKNLDAFLSLDLPGSKVVVGAGPDEARLKKRFPDAIFLGMQQDGALPGFYAAADVFVFPSLTDTFGLVMLEAMACGTPVAAFRSEAPLAVVQEGVTGRLDDDLKRACLAALPLHRDEVRAHALTRSWDSVASDLLDALVPLTQGDSRGAANDWATTS, from the coding sequence ATGCGCATCGTTCTCGTCACGGATGCCTGGCATCCGCAAGTCAACGGCGTCGTCCGCACCTGGTCGACCATGCGGCAGATCCTCAGCGACTGGGGCCACGAGCTGATCGTGGTCAGTCCCGAGGGCAGCCGAACCATCCCCGCACCCTCCGAACCCGATCTGCGGCTGTGCCTGCAACCCGGCCGTCAACTGCGCCGCATCCTGGGCGACACCATCCCCGACGCGCTGCACATCGCCACGGAAGGCCCGCTGGGCCTGGCTGCCCGGCGCATGGCGCTGCGGCGGGGCTGGCGCTTCACCACGTCGTTCCACACCATGTTCCCGGATTACCTGGAGGCGCGCATGGGCATCCCTGCCGCGCTGCCGTGGCGCTACCTGCGCTGGTTCCACCGGCCCTCCCAATGCGTGCTGGTGCCCACGCCCACGGTGCGCGACATCCTGGTGCGGCGCGGTCTGGCGAATCTGCGCGTGTGGTCGCGCGGGGTGGATCCGCGCAAGTTTCAGCCCTCGGCCAGCCAGGCGTTCCAGGATCTGCCCCGGCCCGTCTGGCTGAGCGTGGGACGCGTGGCCAAGGAAAAGAATCTGGATGCCTTCCTGTCCCTGGATTTGCCGGGCAGCAAGGTGGTGGTGGGCGCGGGACCGGACGAGGCGCGGTTGAAGAAGCGCTTTCCGGACGCGATCTTCCTGGGCATGCAGCAGGACGGCGCGCTGCCCGGCTTTTACGCGGCCGCCGACGTGTTCGTGTTTCCCAGCCTGACCGACACCTTCGGGCTGGTGATGCTGGAGGCCATGGCCTGCGGAACCCCGGTGGCGGCCTTTCGCAGCGAGGCGCCGCTTGCCGTGGTGCAGGAAGGCGTGACGGGCCGGCTGGACGACGACTTGAAGCGCGCCTGCCTGGCCGCGCTGCCGCTGCACCGCGACGAGGTGCGGGCGCACGCGCTGACCCGCAGCTGGGATTCGGTCGCGTCGGATCTGCTGGACGCACTGGTGCCGCTGACACAGGGCGATTCGCGCGGGGCGGCCAACGACTGGGCGACCACAAGCTGA